One region of Thermodesulfobacteriota bacterium genomic DNA includes:
- a CDS encoding NADH-quinone oxidoreductase subunit I, which yields MPIEPQKIKKVRRNLELTLWEKLYIFEVIRGLFITTRHLVVNLIGFVVPPAGKKRSIPTIYYPEEKRVMFDAYRGRPVLVAQENGSEKCVACGLCEKICPGRAITIVAREKENGDRFPLQFTLDMTRCVYCGYCEEVCPKEAIVMSREYENLAAYNRAEMIFSKESLLRPEKDLRERLEYVRRIYSKCNY from the coding sequence ATGCCGATTGAGCCCCAAAAGATTAAAAAAGTTCGTCGAAACCTGGAACTCACCTTATGGGAAAAGCTCTACATATTTGAAGTGATCAGAGGGCTTTTCATCACCACCAGGCATCTGGTCGTCAACCTGATCGGCTTTGTGGTGCCGCCGGCCGGGAAAAAACGATCCATTCCCACCATTTACTACCCCGAGGAAAAACGGGTGATGTTCGATGCCTACCGGGGAAGACCGGTCCTGGTCGCCCAGGAAAACGGAAGCGAAAAATGCGTGGCCTGCGGCCTGTGCGAGAAAATCTGTCCGGGACGCGCCATCACCATCGTCGCCCGTGAAAAGGAAAACGGCGACCGATTCCCCTTGCAGTTCACCCTCGACATGACCCGCTGCGTTTACTGCGGTTACTGTGAGGAAGTCTGCCCCAAGGAAGCCATCGTCATGAGTAGGGAATATGAAAACCTGGCCGCCTACAACCGCGCCGAAATGATTTTCTCAAAAGAATCCCTGTTAAGGCCTGAAAAAGACCTCAGAGAACGGTTAGAATACGTAAGAAGGATATATTCAAAATGCAATTATTGA
- a CDS encoding complex I subunit 1 family protein, whose protein sequence is MIADLIETVVKILIVFGINMGFFAPILGWVERKQSAVMQDRVGANRADILGFRIIGLFHPIADALKVMVKEDFIPDGANKLFHTLAPFISLTCALVTFAVIPFGGQYELFGHKVNLVIADLDVGILFVFAFASLAPFGAVLAGWSSNNNWSFLGGMRASAQMLSYEVAMGFTIIGVIMVYGTLQLTEIGAAQADFFRWGIFLQPVGFLLFFTCAIAENKRIPFDMPEAESELVAGYFTEYSGMKFVMFWMGEFVEIVTISAIVTTLFFGAWHIPFVSDTALVSLFSPVGQAASNLLAMIHDSLGSPATALAVSTLLAMVVNLGVFLAKIIFFIWLQMTIRWTLPRFRYDQVMRLGWKMILPISLINIFITGLFML, encoded by the coding sequence ATGATAGCAGATCTGATCGAAACCGTTGTCAAGATACTGATCGTTTTCGGGATCAACATGGGATTCTTCGCGCCCATTCTCGGATGGGTGGAAAGAAAGCAGAGCGCCGTCATGCAGGACCGGGTGGGCGCCAACCGCGCCGATATACTGGGCTTCCGGATCATCGGCCTGTTTCATCCCATTGCCGATGCCCTCAAGGTCATGGTCAAGGAAGACTTTATCCCCGACGGCGCCAACAAGCTGTTCCATACCCTGGCCCCGTTCATCAGTTTGACCTGCGCCCTGGTCACCTTCGCGGTCATTCCCTTCGGCGGCCAGTATGAGCTGTTCGGCCACAAGGTGAACCTGGTCATAGCCGACCTGGACGTGGGCATCCTGTTTGTCTTCGCCTTTGCCTCCCTGGCTCCCTTCGGCGCCGTTCTGGCCGGCTGGTCTTCCAACAACAACTGGTCGTTTTTGGGCGGCATGCGGGCCTCGGCCCAGATGCTGTCCTATGAAGTCGCCATGGGATTTACCATCATCGGCGTCATCATGGTTTACGGCACCCTGCAGCTGACGGAAATCGGCGCGGCTCAGGCGGATTTTTTCCGCTGGGGCATCTTTTTGCAGCCGGTGGGGTTCCTCCTCTTTTTCACCTGCGCCATCGCCGAGAACAAGCGCATCCCCTTCGACATGCCGGAGGCTGAATCGGAACTGGTGGCGGGGTACTTCACCGAATACAGCGGCATGAAGTTCGTCATGTTCTGGATGGGTGAATTCGTCGAGATCGTCACCATCAGCGCCATTGTCACCACACTGTTCTTCGGCGCCTGGCACATCCCGTTCGTTTCCGACACCGCCCTGGTTTCATTGTTCAGCCCGGTCGGACAGGCCGCATCCAATCTGCTGGCCATGATCCATGACAGTCTGGGTTCACCCGCCACCGCGCTGGCCGTATCCACTCTGCTGGCCATGGTCGTCAATTTGGGCGTCTTCCTGGCCAAGATTATCTTCTTTATCTGGCTCCAGATGACGATCCGCTGGACCCTGCCGCGGTTCCGGTACGACCAGGTCATGAGACTGGGCTGGAAAATGATTTTACCGATTTCCCTGATCAATATTTTTATCACCGGCCTTTTCATGCTGTAG